CGCTGATCTTCTGGACGGTGGCCCCGTTGTTGAAGTTCTGCCAGTAGCCGGTCACCGCGTGCTTGGGCACCGATCCGCCGGCCCCGCCACCGCCGGTGGCCGAGGTGGTACCGGTCACCGCCGCGGACTTCGCGGACTCACCGGCCGCGTTGGTCGCGGTCACCTGGAACTGGTACGAGGTGGATGCGCCCAGCCCGGTCGCGGTCGCCGAAGCGCCGGTGACCGACTGCACCTTGGTGCCGTTCTGGTAGAGGTTGTAGCCCGTCGCGTTGGACACGGCGTTCCAGGACAGGGCCACGGAGGACGAGGTCACGGATCCGACCGCGAGGCCGCCCGGGGCGGCGGGCACGGTCGGCGAGGGGTCGCCGCCACCGCCGCCGTCGGGACCGAAGACGGAGACGTCGTCGGCGTAGTAGGCGGCCTGCCCGTACCAGCCGTGCGTGTAGACCGTCACGGAGGTCGTGCTGCCGCCGGTGGTGAAGGTGGTGGACAGCTGCTTCCAGCCGGCGGAGTCCGGTGTCCAGGTGGAGACGTCCGTCGTGCCGGTGCCGCTCGCGCCGAGGTAGGTGTAGCCGCCCTGGACCCAGGCGCTGAGGGTGTACGTCGAGTTGGGCTTCACCGTGACGGTCTGCGTGCACTTGGCGTTGTCCTGCCCCGCGGGCGTGGCCTTGAGCGCGGAGGCGCCGCCGTGCACGGGGGAGGAGGTGGTGGCGCCACTGCCGCCGGAGCAGGTCCAGTTGGTGAGCCCGGACTCGAAGCCGGCGTTCTTGGCGACGTTGATGTCGGCGGCCTGCGCGGTCCCCGAGATGCCCACGAGGGTGAGTCCGGTTCCGACGGCGAGCGCCAGGGCGGCACCGAGCCATCTCCGTGAGCGTGTGGTGCGGTCCACTTGCTGCCTCCGGTGGGGGAGTTGGGGGTGTGGAGGGGGTTACGGAACGGTGGCCACCGTTGGGCGTACAAGTTGGTCCAGACCA
This portion of the Streptomyces sp. NBC_01750 genome encodes:
- a CDS encoding chitinase, translating into MDRTTRSRRWLGAALALAVGTGLTLVGISGTAQAADINVAKNAGFESGLTNWTCSGGSGATTSSPVHGGASALKATPAGQDNAKCTQTVTVKPNSTYTLSAWVQGGYTYLGASGTGTTDVSTWTPDSAGWKQLSTTFTTGGSTTSVTVYTHGWYGQAAYYADDVSVFGPDGGGGGDPSPTVPAAPGGLAVGSVTSSSVALSWNAVSNATGYNLYQNGTKVQSVTGASATATGLGASTSYQFQVTATNAAGESAKSAAVTGTTSATGGGGAGGSVPKHAVTGYWQNFNNGATVQKISDVPANYDIIAVSFADATGTPGGVTFNLDSAGLGGYTVDQFKADIKAKQAAGKSVIISIGGQNGTVTINDSASATNFANSVYSMMQTYGFDGVDIDLENGLNSTYMSQALRSLSSKAGSKLVITMAPQTIDMQSTSNEYFKTALNIKDILTVVNMQYYNSGSMLGCDGKVYSQGSVDFLTALACIQLEGGLAPAQVGLGLPASTSGAGSGYVSPTIVNNALDCLARGTNCGSFKPSKTYPSLRGAMTWSTNWDAKSGNAWSNAVGPHVHALP